The Arachidicoccus terrestris genome includes the window AACGCATTCAGGGAATTACGTGTTTTTTTAACGCCAAAATTAAAAAAGGAAAAAATAGTACTCTTTCTAGATGAATTTCCATGGTTAGACGGAAAGCGATCTGGTTTTTTAAGGGCATTTGATAATTTCTGGAATAATTGGGCATGCTTTCAACCAGAATTATTAATAATTATCTGTGGTTCTTCCGCTTCGTGGATGATTACAAATATTATCAATAATCGGGGAGGATTACATAATAGAATTACAGCCAAGATGCCTATCGCCCCTTTTACTCTCGCGGAAACAGAAGCATTTCTGAGAAACGCCGGGTGCAAACTGGACCGTTATCAAATTTTACAAATCTACATGGCATTCGGAGGCATTCCACACTATTTAAATACGGTAAAAAAAGGTAGAAGTGCTAGCCAGATTATTGAGAAGGCCTGCTTTTCGAGACTAGGTTTATTAACAGGGGAGTTTGATAATTTATATAATTCATTATTTGAACTTGCAGACAATCATATTAAAATTGTCCGCGCACTTGCCCATAGTTCAAACGGACTCAGCAGAAATGAAATCATAAAAAAATGCGACCTAAGCAGTGGCGGCAGGGCAACAAAAATATTAAATGAATTGGAAAGATCCAGTTTTATTCAGGAAGTGCATCAATTTGGCAATCCGTCTAAGAATGCGATTTATAAGTTAATTGACGAGTATTCTTTATTTTATCTGAAGTTTATGGATAACAACAGCCAGGGGGGCAAAGACACTTGGGGCAAAATCAGTAGCGAACCCACCTATATTAGTTGGTGTGGCCTTGCCTTTGAGGCAATCTGTCTAAAACATGTGGAGCAAATTATTCAGGCCTTAGCCATAACAAAAAGAGTCGAAGCTTCTACCTGGAGATATGCACCTACCAAAGGCAGCAAAGAATCAGGTGCGCAAATAGACTTAATTCTGGATAGAAAGGACCACGTAATTAATTTATGTGAATTAAAGTTTTATAGTGAAAAATATGTTATTGATAAAAGTTATGCCAAAGCCTTAGAAAATAAAATGCGCTTGTTTAGAGAAATAGAGGCGCCTCGTAAGTCTCTATTTCTAACATTTATTACGACACATGGACTTATAGAAAATCAATACGCTGAACAATTGGTTCAACAGGCCTTAGACATGAATGTTCTTTTCAGGCCCGCATAGAATACATGCGGGTTCTTGTATAGTGCCATGTTAACCCCTGAAACTGATCAGTTCCAGACAGTGTCTGCCGCACCCTGCATACAGTATAACGTAACCATCACTCCTACCTCTAATAAAAACGACCTCCGAGACTGGCCATTGTCTAAATCTGACAATGCGTTTTAGATTCTCACCGCATGGCACCCAAATGGCGTTTCCAAGTTTAATTTCTCACTACCTTTGCGAGGCAATCAAAGACTGCTATCACAAAACCGCGATAAAGAACTAGTCCAATGAGAATCAAACTTCTTTTCTTTTGTATGCTCTGCGCCATAGTTGTA containing:
- a CDS encoding AAA family ATPase codes for the protein MEKLIGREEEKELLKELLKSKKAELLAVYGRRRVGKTYLIHTFLKDHIVFHLTGTFRAPLKEQLIQFSESLQIAIGSPSPLRTPDNWINAFRELRVFLTPKLKKEKIVLFLDEFPWLDGKRSGFLRAFDNFWNNWACFQPELLIIICGSSASWMITNIINNRGGLHNRITAKMPIAPFTLAETEAFLRNAGCKLDRYQILQIYMAFGGIPHYLNTVKKGRSASQIIEKACFSRLGLLTGEFDNLYNSLFELADNHIKIVRALAHSSNGLSRNEIIKKCDLSSGGRATKILNELERSSFIQEVHQFGNPSKNAIYKLIDEYSLFYLKFMDNNSQGGKDTWGKISSEPTYISWCGLAFEAICLKHVEQIIQALAITKRVEASTWRYAPTKGSKESGAQIDLILDRKDHVINLCELKFYSEKYVIDKSYAKALENKMRLFREIEAPRKSLFLTFITTHGLIENQYAEQLVQQALDMNVLFRPA